Proteins from a single region of Ochotona princeps isolate mOchPri1 chromosome 27, mOchPri1.hap1, whole genome shotgun sequence:
- the PYROXD1 gene encoding pyridine nucleotide-disulfide oxidoreductase domain-containing protein 1 — translation MEAARPPASAGPFVVVGGGIAGVTCAEQLALHFPSEDILLVTASPVIKAVTNFKQVSKILEEFDVEEQASTMLESRFPNIKVIESGVKQLKSKEHCVLTEDGRQHVYGKLCLCAGAKPKLICEGNPYVLGIRDTDSAWEFQKQLTKAKRIMIIGNGGIALELVYEIEGCEVIWAIKDKAIGNTFFDAGAAEFLTSKLVSQTPEAKIAHKRTKYTTEGRKQEAGGKAIADKVGSALGPDWHEGLTLKGTKEFCRKIHIETVCEAKKIYLQEEFRTLKKKSLTFPGDHDSKSATVDKEMWPVYVELTNDKIYGCDFIVSATGVTPNVEPFLHGNNFALGEDGGLQVDDHMRTSLPDIYAAGDICTAAWQPSPVWQQMRLWTQARQMGWYAAKCMAAASVGESVDMDFSFELFAHVTKFFNYKVVLLGKYNAQGLGSDHELMLRCTKGKEYVKVVMQNGRMMGAVLIGETDLEETFENLILNQMNLSSYGEDLLDPNIDIEDYFD, via the exons ATGGAGGCCGCTCGCCCTCCCGCCTCGGCGGGGCCGTTCGTGGTGGTTGGGGGCGGCATTGCGGGCGTCACCTGCGCGGAGCAG ttggcTCTGCACTTTCCATCAGAAGATATTCTCCTGGTAACAGCCTCTCCTGTTATTAAAGCAGTTACAAATTTCAAGCAG GTTTCCAAAATATTAGAAGAGTTTGATGTTGAAGAACAAGCAAGTACCATGTTAGAGAGTCGCTTTCCCAACATTAAGGTTATAGAATCTGGAGTAAAGCAGCTTAAGAGTAAAGAACAC TGCGTTTTGACAGAAGACGGCCGGCAGCATGTGTATGGAAAACTCTGTCTGTGTGCTGGAGCAAAGCCAAAGCTGATCTGTGAAGGAAATCCTTACGTTTTAGGAATTCGCGACACAGACAGTGCTTGG GAATTTCAGAAACAGCTTACTAAAGCAAAAAGAATAATGATCATAGGGAATGGCGGTATTGCACTTGAGCTAGT ATATGAGATTGAAGGCTGTGAAGTGATTTGGGCCATTAAAGATAAAGCCATTGGGAATACATTCTTCGATGCAGGAGCAGCTGAATTCTTGACTTCTAAGCTTGTTTCTCAAACACCGGAGGCCAAAATCGCACATAAAAGAACCAAATACACAACCGAAG GGaggaaacaggaagcaggaggcaAAGCTATTGCCGATAAGGTAGGCAGTGCCTTGGGACCAGACTGGCATGAAGGCTTGACTCTTAAAGGAACAAAAGAG ttttgtcGTAAGATTCACATTGAAACTGTGTGTGAAGCAAAGAAAATCTACCTTCAGGAAGAATTTAGGACTCTGAAGAAAAAGTCTTTGACTTTTCCTGGAGACCACGATAGTAAGTCAGCTACAGTTGACAAAG AGATGTGGCCTGTGTATGTGGAACTGACCAATGACAAGATATATGGCTGTGACTTCATCGTGAGTGCGACAGGAGTGACACCGAATGTAGAACCATTCCTCCATGGTAACAAC TTTGCTCTAGGAGAAGATGGTGGCCTGCAGGTGGACGACCACATGCGCACGTCCCTTCCCGACATCTATGCTGCAGGAGACATCTGCACCGCAGCCTGGCAGCCCAGCCCCGTCTGGCAGCAG ATGCGGCTGTGGACCCAGGCCAGACAGATGGGATGGTACGCTGCCAAGTGCATGGCTGCAGCCAGCGTTGGGGAGTCCGTTGACATGGACTTCAGCTTCGAACTGTTTGCCCACGTAACAAAATTTTTTAACTATAAG GTGGTATTGCTGGGAAAATACAATGCCCAGGGCTTGGGTTCAGATCATGAATTAATGCTGCGATGTACCAAAGGGAAAGAATATGTCAAAGTCGTCATGCAGAATGGACGAATGATGGGAGCTGTCTTAATTGGTGAAACGGACTTAGaagaaacatttgaaaacttGATTTTAAACCAAATGAATCTTTCATCATATGGAGAAGATCTGCTAGATCCAAATATTGATATAGAAGATTATTTTGACTAA